One region of Pseudomonadota bacterium genomic DNA includes:
- the mutS gene encoding DNA mismatch repair protein MutS yields MGTQPGETSNTKLTPMLMQYMDVKKAHPDCLLFFRLGDFYELFFEDAQKASKALDITLTRRGKTGEEEVPMCGVPFHAADSYLAKLIRQGFKVAICEQLETPDEAKKNAKNTGGKPIVRRDVVRIVTPGTLTEEALLDPHHHNYLAALVVEGERAAFAWVDVSTGDFLLESLKVQDLLSSLERMNPSEILLNEDLLQQKEIETSLRSYQKNLTFLPKARFDEKNGEQRLKEIFKVYTLSGFGSFSAEEFSAGGALVDYVLLTQKGKIPHLRRPQKIQFHHYLEIDAATRRTLELTQTQTGVMEGSLFWALNRTVTPFGGRLLSQRLKSPLKDPLKIEERLEAVDFFVKNQTQRESLRNLLKSIPDLNRILGRLSLGRGGPRDIGALLMALEKVSAIKTLLTGSYEKGFCKILKDLFMDLTPLLELQDHIRKALDFTQPLPILAREGGFIAPGFHTELEEYRLLKTDGHSLILDLQKEYTEKTGIGNLKIKHNNILGYFIEITALNASKMDMTFIHRQTLANVMRYTTGELSALENKMFEASTKILQIELDLYDTLVKDVMNHAIEISQMGHALAALDVYSALSFVAIEGNFVKPIVDDSLIFNVEEGRHWGVELSLRKRGYTEFVSNNCASFSNQTLWLITGPNMAGKSTFLRQNALLVVLAQMGSFVPAKRMHLGVVDKLFSRVGASDDLARGQSTFMVEMIETAAILNQATEKSFVILDEIGRGTSTYDGLSIAWSCLEYLHTKIGCRALFATHYHELTDLKETLSRLYIVHMSIQEWEGNVVFLYRVQLGKALKSYGLHVARLAGLPPAVLSRAEEVLKTLESQPEKSTNSPKIKETPLPLFEHKKESRIEKALKEVNPDLLSPREALEKIYSLKALLEK; encoded by the coding sequence ATGGGCACACAACCAGGAGAAACTTCCAACACGAAACTAACACCTATGTTGATGCAGTACATGGATGTTAAAAAAGCACATCCGGACTGTTTGCTTTTTTTTAGATTGGGAGATTTTTATGAGCTTTTTTTTGAAGATGCCCAGAAGGCCTCTAAAGCTCTGGACATTACTTTAACGCGGCGTGGAAAGACGGGAGAAGAGGAAGTTCCCATGTGTGGTGTTCCTTTCCATGCGGCGGATAGTTATTTAGCAAAATTGATTCGTCAAGGATTTAAAGTTGCCATTTGTGAACAACTGGAAACACCTGATGAAGCCAAGAAAAATGCAAAAAACACGGGTGGAAAACCGATTGTTCGGCGTGATGTCGTCCGTATTGTAACGCCGGGCACCTTAACGGAAGAGGCGCTCTTAGATCCCCATCATCATAATTATCTTGCGGCTCTTGTTGTTGAAGGAGAACGGGCAGCTTTTGCTTGGGTAGACGTATCCACGGGAGATTTTCTATTGGAAAGCCTTAAAGTTCAAGACCTTCTTTCTTCACTTGAAAGAATGAATCCTTCGGAAATTCTCCTTAATGAAGATCTTCTCCAACAAAAAGAAATAGAAACTTCTTTAAGATCTTATCAAAAAAATCTAACTTTTCTTCCAAAAGCACGATTTGATGAAAAGAATGGTGAACAACGTTTAAAGGAAATTTTTAAAGTTTATACCCTCTCAGGATTTGGGTCTTTTTCTGCGGAAGAATTTTCAGCAGGAGGCGCACTCGTAGATTATGTTCTTTTAACCCAAAAAGGAAAGATTCCGCATCTGAGGCGCCCTCAAAAAATTCAATTTCATCATTACCTTGAAATCGATGCAGCAACACGGCGTACGCTTGAACTTACGCAAACCCAAACAGGAGTTATGGAAGGAAGCCTTTTTTGGGCACTTAATCGGACGGTGACACCCTTTGGAGGGCGTCTTTTAAGTCAAAGACTTAAATCTCCTTTAAAAGATCCTCTTAAAATAGAAGAACGGTTGGAAGCTGTCGATTTTTTTGTAAAGAATCAAACTCAACGTGAAAGTCTTCGAAATCTTCTAAAGTCAATTCCTGATTTGAATCGAATTTTAGGAAGGTTATCCCTCGGACGCGGAGGTCCTCGGGATATAGGAGCTCTTTTGATGGCTTTGGAAAAAGTATCAGCCATTAAGACTCTTCTTACAGGTTCTTATGAAAAAGGATTTTGTAAAATTTTGAAAGATCTCTTTATGGATCTTACGCCTCTCCTCGAGCTGCAAGATCATATTCGGAAGGCCTTAGATTTTACACAGCCTTTACCCATCCTTGCGCGTGAAGGGGGATTTATTGCACCGGGTTTCCATACAGAATTGGAAGAATATCGCCTTTTGAAAACCGATGGCCATTCTTTAATTTTAGATCTTCAAAAGGAATATACTGAAAAGACAGGAATTGGAAATCTTAAAATTAAACATAATAATATTTTAGGATATTTCATCGAAATCACAGCCTTAAATGCCTCTAAAATGGATATGACTTTTATTCACAGACAAACACTTGCAAATGTCATGAGATATACAACAGGAGAGCTTTCCGCTTTAGAAAATAAAATGTTTGAAGCTTCAACTAAAATTCTTCAAATTGAACTTGATCTTTATGATACGCTTGTCAAAGATGTCATGAATCATGCAATTGAGATTAGTCAAATGGGACATGCCCTTGCAGCTTTAGATGTTTATTCAGCGCTTTCTTTTGTTGCGATTGAAGGTAATTTTGTAAAACCCATCGTGGATGATTCTTTGATTTTTAATGTCGAAGAAGGGCGGCATTGGGGCGTTGAGTTATCTCTTAGAAAAAGGGGATATACTGAATTTGTTTCAAACAACTGCGCAAGTTTTTCAAATCAGACTTTGTGGCTTATAACAGGTCCTAACATGGCTGGAAAAAGCACTTTCTTAAGACAAAATGCCCTGCTTGTTGTTCTTGCTCAAATGGGATCTTTTGTGCCTGCAAAGAGAATGCATTTAGGTGTTGTCGATAAGCTTTTTTCGCGTGTTGGAGCCTCTGATGATCTTGCACGGGGACAATCTACGTTTATGGTTGAAATGATTGAAACAGCTGCAATTTTAAATCAAGCAACCGAGAAATCTTTTGTGATTCTTGATGAAATTGGACGTGGAACATCAACGTATGATGGACTTTCAATTGCTTGGAGTTGCTTAGAATATCTTCATACAAAGATCGGATGTCGAGCTCTTTTTGCGACCCATTACCATGAATTAACAGATTTGAAAGAAACGCTTTCGCGCCTTTATATTGTTCATATGTCGATTCAAGAGTGGGAAGGGAATGTTGTTTTTCTCTATCGCGTTCAACTTGGCAAAGCCCTTAAATCTTATGGTCTGCATGTAGCGCGTCTTGCAGGCCTTCCGCCTGCTGTTCTGAGTCGAGCAGAAGAAGTTCTAAAAACACTCGAATCCCAGCCTGAAAAATCTACTAACTCTCCTAAGATAAAAGAAACACCCCTTCCTCTTTTTGAACATAAAAAGGAATCTAGGATCGAAAAAGCACTTAAAGAAGTAAACCCTGATCTTCTTTCACC